From Kaistella polysaccharea:
GATTTCTCCACTTCATTACGTGCGGTTTTAGGAAATTACGTGTATAACAACTTTGCATCACAATCAAACATTCAGAGTATTGCTACCAATGAATACTTGCAGAATATTTCTACCACAACAGCCAATTACGGATTCGGAACTCCACAATACTGGAGTGATGCATTTGTCGAAGACGCTTCATTCTTAAGAATGGATAATCTTACTTTGGGATATAATTTCGGTGATGTATTCAGCCAGGGAAGCAATCTAAGAGTGTACGGTATGGCACAAAATGTATTTGTAGTAACAGACTACTCAGGTGTTGATCCAGAAATTTTTGGAAATATTGATAATGGATTTTATCAAAGACCAAAAGTATATTCATTAGGATTAAACTTTCAATTTTAATAAATTACAATAATGAAAAATTTCAGACTAAAAAATATTTCTATAGCTGTAGCTATTTTTGGCGCATCGCTTACGATGAGCTCGTGTATAGATGACTTAAGACAGGAACCGATTACAGAGGTTACTGCTGCAAGTCTCTACAAAGACTTTGGTAATTACAAAGGACTTTTGGCAAAACTTTACGGCGGATTAGCTGTGGGTGGACAATCTGGAGGTGATGGTAACGGTGATATCGCAGATATTGATGGTGGTTTCTCAAACTACATGAGACTTCTTTATATCATGCAGGAAATTACAACCGACGAAGCAGTGATTGGTTGGAATGATGGTACTTTACCAGAATTTCATAAAATGACCTGGACTCCTACAAATGAGTTCAACAACGCCATGTATTACAGATTGTATACAGAAATCGCTTTCTGTAACGAGTTTATTAAAAATACAACTGATGAGATGCTTAGCCAAAATGGTATCGCTGGCGCTGACTTAGATGAAGCGAAAGTGATGAGAGCGGAAGCTAAATTCCTAAGAGCACAATCTTACTACCATTTACTAGACCTTTACGGAAATGTACCGTTTGTTGACGAAACTACTTTTGGAACGTTGCCAAAACAGATTTCTAGAAAAGATCTTTTCACTTATGTTGAAACTGAATTAAAAGCTGCTGTTGAAGGTTTAAAAGCGCCAAAAGCAAACGAATACGGGCGTCTTGACAAAGCTGCTGCGTGGACATTGCTTTCAAGATTATATCTGAATGCTAAAGTGTACACAGGTACAGAAAGAAATGCAGACGTAATTGCAAACACTGAAAAAGTAATCAGTGCGGGTTACCAACTTAATCCAAAATATGCTAATTTATTTTTAGCCGATAATAATCTAAACAATCCAGAAAATATTTTTTCAATTGTTTATGATGGATTGAAAACGCAAACCAACGGAGGTACAACATTTATGGTTCACGCAGCTGTAGGTGGTACAATGAAACCTGCAGAGTTTGGGATCAACGGTGGTTGGGGCGGTATTAGAACGACCAAAGCTTTTGTAAATAAATTTGAA
This genomic window contains:
- a CDS encoding RagB/SusD family nutrient uptake outer membrane protein codes for the protein MKNFRLKNISIAVAIFGASLTMSSCIDDLRQEPITEVTAASLYKDFGNYKGLLAKLYGGLAVGGQSGGDGNGDIADIDGGFSNYMRLLYIMQEITTDEAVIGWNDGTLPEFHKMTWTPTNEFNNAMYYRLYTEIAFCNEFIKNTTDEMLSQNGIAGADLDEAKVMRAEAKFLRAQSYYHLLDLYGNVPFVDETTFGTLPKQISRKDLFTYVETELKAAVEGLKAPKANEYGRLDKAAAWTLLSRLYLNAKVYTGTERNADVIANTEKVISAGYQLNPKYANLFLADNNLNNPENIFSIVYDGLKTQTNGGTTFMVHAAVGGTMKPAEFGINGGWGGIRTTKAFVNKFEANDVRGRFYTDGQSLEINDLGNFNDGYAFIKYKNVKSTGANGAHDNWVEADLSVYRLADVYLMYAEAVLRGGGGSMATAVSYVNAIRTRAKATPVTFIDLNFILDERSREMSWENTRRTDLIRFGKFTSATYLWPWKGNAKDGIAVGEYRNLFPIPNNDLVVNPNLVQNPGY